TGCTTCAATAACTTTACCAAAAGTAGCAACAAATTTAGAGCCAAAGAATTTTACTTCCTCATAGATAAATCCAATTTTACTAGTAGAAAATTGATTCGTGAATGAGACTAAATGTTCTTTTCCAAGGGAGAAAAACAGACTCAACATTAATGCGATAAAGACGTTCATTAAGACAGTTCCCACATTAGTCAAGTAAGTTAAGATCATCGAAACCCCTTGTTCCGTGTATTTCATAATATCAAATTGATTTGCTAAACTAACAATGTAGTTAATGAAGTCATTATTGCTATCTGTTGTTAAGAAAGTATTTCCGAATTTTACCAATTGATTTATTTGATCTGCTAAGACCGGAATATACTTAACAAATACGAAGATAATAACTACAGCAATTAAGGCGTAAAGCAACAAGACAATAATTTGCCGATAAATGGAGATTCTTCGTAAAATAAAATTTTCTAGACGTGTAATAAGGTAAGAAAAAATGAATGTTAATAAAATTATATTCATTTGACTTCTTAATAAGTATAAAACGAAGGCAATTAATATAAATACGCCAACTCTTCGCACACTGCGATTTTGTAAAAATGAACTAAGCTCTTTCAAAAATGGATGCCCTCCTCTATTTATCTTCGCCTATGATTTTAACTTCTGTTTCTAATTCTACATCAAATTTCTCGCGTACCGTTTTTTGGACGTAAGCAATTAAATTCATGTAATCAGTAGCAGTCGCCCCACCGATATTAACGATAAACCCAGCATGTTTTAAGGAAACTTGTGCTCCGCCAATAATATGCCCTTGTAAGCCACTATCTTGAATTAATTTACCTGCAAAGTGACCAGGTGGGCGTTTGAAAACACTACCACAAGATGGATATTCTAATGGCTGTTTGGCTTCACGTGCGGCGGTAAGTTCGTCCATTTTTGCTTGAATTAGGTTTTTTTCTTCTAATGCTAAAGAAAAAGTGGCGTCTAACACGATGTAATTTTTCTCTGCAATAGTACTAAAACGGTACGCAGCTTTTAGTTCGGAACGTTTTAGTTTCTTTAATTCGCCTGTTTGCGTCAGTACGGTTGCAGCTTCTAAAACATCACTAATTTCGCCTCCGTATGCTCCTGCATTCATATGTAATGCTCCGCCAATCGATCCAGGAATACCGCAAGCAAATTCAAGTCCACTTAAGCTTTCATCTAAAGCGAATTTTGCTGTATCAATGAGTTTGGCACCACTCATGGCGATAATTTGGGTATTGTTTCTTTCAATGGTTTGTAGTAAATCAAGATGTAAAATAACGCCGCGAATTCCGCCGTCTTTAATGATTAGATTGGAACCATTTCCCAGAATAGTAAGCGGAATTTTATTTTGATGACAGTACGCTACCACTTCTTGCGCCTCTTCTATTGTTTTCGGCATAACGAATACGTCTGCCTCGCCGCCTGTTTTTGTATAAGTATATTTAGATAACGGTTCATTTAATTTAATCGCTATATGTGGAAACTGTGTTTGTAAGTTATTCATTATTTATTTCAAACCTTTCATGGTTGTAGTTTAAAAATCACTTCCTTTATTTTATCATGGAACGCCTCTTTTACAAAGAATTCCATAGTTTTTTTCTTAAAATAGGAATATTTATGGATGATTTAGGGTAATTGGATGATATGTTCTTGAGTATTAAAAGCGAAAATGGTATGATATAGAACATACATTCGATTAAAAAGGAAAGGGATGAAAAAATGATTCGTTTTGATAATGTATCCAAAAAATACAGTGATGATAAAACGGCAGTAAACAATGTAACTTTGGACATAAAAGACGGCGAGTTCTTTGTTTTCATCGGACCGAGTGGTTGCGGGAAAACAACAACGCTAAAAATGATTAATCGCTTGATTCCACTGACAACTGGAACCATTTATATTAATGAAAAGCGAATTAGTGATTATGATATTCATGAACTTCGCTGGGATATCGGCTATGTTTTACAACAAATTGCGCTCTTTCCTCATATGACTATTGAAGAAAATATCGCTATCGTTCCGGAATTAAAGAAATGGAGCAAGG
The sequence above is drawn from the Listeria monocytogenes genome and encodes:
- a CDS encoding AI-2E family transporter, with the translated sequence MKELSSFLQNRSVRRVGVFILIAFVLYLLRSQMNIILLTFIFSYLITRLENFILRRISIYRQIIVLLLYALIAVVIIFVFVKYIPVLADQINQLVKFGNTFLTTDSNNDFINYIVSLANQFDIMKYTEQGVSMILTYLTNVGTVLMNVFIALMLSLFFSLGKEHLVSFTNQFSTSKIGFIYEEVKFFGSKFVATFGKVIEAQFIIALVNAILTTIALWILGFPQLMTLSIMVFLLGLIPVAGVIISLVPLTIIGYSIGGVEYIFYILVVVIIIHALESYVLNPKLMSAKTNLPVFYTFIILIFGEHFFGIWGLIVGIPVVMFFLDVLGVTNQEEIEQPKDTISHT
- the murB gene encoding UDP-N-acetylmuramate dehydrogenase, producing MNNLQTQFPHIAIKLNEPLSKYTYTKTGGEADVFVMPKTIEEAQEVVAYCHQNKIPLTILGNGSNLIIKDGGIRGVILHLDLLQTIERNNTQIIAMSGAKLIDTAKFALDESLSGLEFACGIPGSIGGALHMNAGAYGGEISDVLEAATVLTQTGELKKLKRSELKAAYRFSTIAEKNYIVLDATFSLALEEKNLIQAKMDELTAAREAKQPLEYPSCGSVFKRPPGHFAGKLIQDSGLQGHIIGGAQVSLKHAGFIVNIGGATATDYMNLIAYVQKTVREKFDVELETEVKIIGEDK